The Bacteroidota bacterium DNA window TAATCATGTGATGGCTGAAAGTGAGAATTTGTCAAGTCCGGAATTACAGCGGAAGTTGCAACATAGATTTTCTCTGTTTAGTGGCGTTGATGATCCATTTGCTGATGAAAAAAAACGCAGCAATCTTATAGCCCTTGATTTGTATAAACAGTGGCAACCTAAGGTAATTAAATCAGAAAACCCCTTTGATATGGCTTTGCGTTTAGCAATTGCAGGTAATATTATGGATTTCGGCGCGAATCATAATTTTAATATTCATGAAACTATTGAAAAGGTACTTCATGCTGATTTTGCAATTGATCATTCATCATTGTTAAAACAACGTATAAGTGCTGCTAAAAGCATTCTTTACCTGGGTGACAATGCGGGTGAAATTGTTTTTGACAAACTCTTTCTTGAAATTCTTATGAATCACAATGTAACCTATGCTGTTAAAGGTGGACCAATAATAAACGATGTTACTATTTTTGATGCATCTGAAGTTGAAATAGATAATGCTGCCGATGTAATTTCAAATGGATATGATGCTCCCTCTACGGTATTGGAAAAGTCCAGTCAGGAGTTTAAAGACCGTTTTAACTCGGCTGATTTAATCAT harbors:
- a CDS encoding ARMT1-like domain-containing protein, whose amino-acid sequence is MAESENLSSPELQRKLQHRFSLFSGVDDPFADEKKRSNLIALDLYKQWQPKVIKSENPFDMALRLAIAGNIMDFGANHNFNIHETIEKVLHADFAIDHSSLLKQRISAAKSILYLGDNAGEIVFDKLFLEILMNHNVTYAVKGGPIINDVTIFDASEVEIDNAADVISNGYDAPSTVLEKSSQEFKDRFNSADLIISKGQGNLEGLISLNDKRIFFLLMVKCDVIAELLWAPVGSFVVYNSQFINAKI